A stretch of DNA from bacterium:
GCGCCGCCGAGGCCGAGAACTTCCGCGTTCTTTTCGGCAGCGGCCTGTCCGACTCGATCCTCTATCGCGCGCAAACCGACAGTCGCGCCGGCGTTCTGGCGGTCACGGACAACGACGAGGTCAACCTGCTTTTCGTGACCAAGGCCCGCAAGGACTTCAAGATCCGACAGGCCTGGATGGCCCTGCGTAGCGGCCACACGAAGATAACGGCGGAAATGGTGAAGGAGGCCGGTACCCAGGTTCTGTTCGCACAACCCCGAAATCTGGATCTGTGGTCCGTGCGCATCGAGCGCAAGAGCGGCTTCTTGGAAACCTACACCCGGCGGCGGTCCGGGGACCTGACCGCAATCGAGGAGATCGGCAATCCACCCGATCCCGACAGCGTGCTGATCCCCCTGGCGGTCGCTCGGGGAAGGCACGTTCTGCCCTTCGTCGCCGATCTGAGCTTCAAGAAGAACGATCAGCTCTACGCGGTGATCAACCATGAACGCCGCGACGAGGCCGAGGCCTGGCTGGCGCAGATGGGTTGGCGCCGTGAAGGGGACGACGAGATCGAGCTCGTGGGTTCGGGCGTCCTCGAGCCGGCCTGAGCCGACCTCTCGTCGGCCCTACTGTGATGTCAGGTCGCCGAGCGCCGGGATCTCAGCCGTGGGGCCGAGCAGCAAGGACGGATCCACCCGGGCACCGCGCCACCTGAGCCCGAAGTGGAGATGAGGCCCAGTGGTTCGCCCGGTCTGTCCCACTTCGCCGACGACGGCTCGGCTGCCGATCGTCTCTCCCGCCTCCACGGACATCGAGCTGAGATGAAAGTACATCGACACCAGACCATCTCCATGGTCGACGAAAACGCTCTGGCCGGAAAAGAAGAGATCCTCGGCCAGTACCACCGTACCCGCTGCAACGCTGAACACCGTTGCGCCCTCGGGCGCCGGATAGTCGGCTCCCGAGTGCGGGCTTCGGGGCTGATCGTTGAAGAACCGTCGCGAGCCGAAACTACCCGGCGGCTCCATTTCCTCCAGCGGCGCCGCCAGCGGTAGGCCAAACCGGGCGGGCCCGTCGAGCTCCCACAACGGCCTGACCCGAGCCTGGTCGCGCCGGACCCGGGCCAGGTCTTCGGGCGACAGGTCGACCTTGGACGAGTCGCGAAGGGTGATTCGCTGCACCGGGTACGGATAGTCGGTCACCAGAATCCTGGCTTGCTCGCGTCTTCCCGCGCGCCGGCGAAAGACCCTCACCTCGCGCTCCGCCTCGAGCAAGTCGATCGGGTACCAGCAAGTACC
This window harbors:
- a CDS encoding M23 family metallopeptidase; the protein is MSAVHAIEVSARPGSVVRWEGTGTETCGRGARTWPATAGTCWYPIDLLEAEREVRVFRRRAGRREQARILVTDYPYPVQRITLRDSSKVDLSPEDLARVRRDQARVRPLWELDGPARFGLPLAAPLEEMEPPGSFGSRRFFNDQPRSPHSGADYPAPEGATVFSVAAGTVVLAEDLFFSGQSVFVDHGDGLVSMYFHLSSMSVEAGETIGSRAVVGEVGQTGRTTGPHLHFGLRWRGARVDPSLLLGPTAEIPALGDLTSQ